The genomic DNA GATGTTCCCAAAGTTCGGGATGCGCCGCGCAAAAGGGTTCGACGACTTCATTGCCCTCGTCGTCAGGATAACAAAACAAATTAAAAAAGGATAGAAAAACGCGCACGCCGTACGATCGCAGCGTATGCACGAGCCCTTTGAGTTGTTTCCCCGTCCACTTCTGCCGCGCGCGCTCCTCGTTACAGGGGTGCGCCTCGTACGAACAGCACATAGGCGAAAGTTCCCTTTCGCGAAACGTTTTCGCATCATGCAAATTGACGAAATCGACGGAAGAGATCAGCAGGGAAACGCCGTCGGGCTTTTGCGGAAGACGGGACAAAAATTCGCCCGTTGCAAAATCGCTCTTTTGATTGTCAAAACCGATCAATTCGATCCAAAACCACTTTTCCATAGTTTCTCCTTAAAATACCATGAGGACGACGGCGACGATATCCGCGAGGATGCAAACGAAATTGATTTTCGAGATTTTTTCCTTGAAAAACAGCCTGCCCATGATCGCCGCGACGAATATGGAAATGCCCGTCGTAGCGGGATACAGATACGACGCGGGCACCGTTTTGGCGGCGAGCAGCAAAAGCACGCTTCCCGCGCGCATGATGACGGTCGTAAGCGCGATCAATCCCAAACTTTTGGCACTTACGCTCTTTCGGATAAGCAGAGAATATCCTTCTTTTTTTCGGTTGCAAAGAACGTTCACCGCGAGAAGGACGCCGACGACGACGGCGATGATCGCCGATTGCCAGAAAGAAAATTGAAACGTATTCAAGGCGCCCTCGCCGATCTGGTGCGCTTTGGAAAATATACTCACAAAACCGTTGCTGACGAACGCGATCAGACACAATATGTAAAAAACAGCCGTGTTCTTTTTTTCCTCCGTCTTTTCGGTGGCGGAAAAAATCATGGAGGCGATCAGAAGGACGACGCCCGCGATTTTGAAGGCGGACATCTGTTCCTTTAAAAACAATACGCCGTACACGGTGGGAAAGATCATGCCGCCCAACATCAGAAACGCCGTAAAGACCGCAAGTTTTCCGTACGTGACGGCTTTCAGCCCGCACAGGGTATAGAGCGTGGAACAGAGCGCCACGCCCGCCGCGAGCCAAAAAGAAAAGGCGGTAAATCCCACCTTTCCCAGACAGACAACGGCAAAGAGCATTGCGGAAAACAGCCCCATGGCGAAATTGTAAAACAGATCGCCGTAATTGGAGGAAGGAAGTTTGTTTTTATAAACTTTGGACAGCGAAAACTGCCCGCCTACGGCAAGCGCCGCCAAAGAGATCCATAAAAAGCCCATACTTAGATAAAGCGCAGCAGATGCGCGTGCGTTCCCTCCACATTGCAGTCCTCTTTCCCGACTTTTTTCCCGAAAACAACGAGATCGGATACGAGAATTTCTTCGCCCGTAAAGGGAGCCTTGAATTGAACGCGCAGCGCGGGCAAATCGCCGCCCGCGTCCCCTACGGCTCGCACGCCGATAAGGCTCACGTTTTTCAGGCTGCCCGCCCTGCCCTTTCTCTCTTTTTTAAGCAGATCGTCATACCAAAAATAATTTTCGTCGTTGATAAAGTATTCCGAATTTTCCGCACAAAAGAGCATAGGCACATGGCGCTTTCCAAACCCGTCGTATTGCTTTTCGGGTGGATTGTGGATCACTTCGGGCAAGGAATCGCTCTGATATTCCACGCGCACATTTTCAAACGTCACATCGGAAATTTCCGCAAAATCGCCCGCCTGGATATCCAGCGCAACGGCGGAATTATGGATCAGATCGCAGTCGGTAAAGGAAATGCGCCGATAGGCGGGGGCGACCGTTTCCAATCCGATCTCCAGCGTCCGCCCCCAGCCGCACCAGCAAATTGTGTTTTCCACGCGGATATCTTCCACGCATTTGTCCTTGTACTGCAAGATCCCTTTCAAGGTGATCGCGTCGTCGAAAGAACGGATAAAGCAGTCGGAAATGATGACGCGTCGGCTATTTACGATATCCACGCCGTCGGTGTTGTACTTATAATGCCCGACGAGTTTTATGTTTTTTAAAGACACGTCTTCGCAGTCGAACAGATTGACGACCCAGATGGCGGAATCGCGGAAGACCACGCCGTCGAGCGTAATATCCGTACATTCGTAAAACTTGGCGCAGCCGTTCGTGTAATTTTCGTAACAGTGCATACTCTTGCGCGTTTCCCAGCCGCCGTCCACGATGCCGTTGCCGAAAATACGGATATCCGTTGCGCCTTTAGCGTAAAAACTTCCGTGCACGATCGCGTCCCTGTGCATAAATACGCGGTCGTGACTTTTTAACTCGATCTTGCCGACGCGGTGCTCCCCCGCGCCGAATACGAGCGTCGGTTCGCCGTATTTCGCGAAATTTTCCGCGCGGTCGGCGAAAATATGCAGGGCGTTGTGCTCTCCGTCCGTTTCGAGCACGTATTGCCCCGCTCTCGCGATCGTAAAGACCGCGCAGCCGTTTTCCTTCCGCACGCGGACGTTCGCGGATAGCGGCCGCACGACGGCATTTTGAAAAGGTTTTTTGACGCAAACGCGCATTTCCGCATCTCCCGAAAAGGGAAAAGCGACGAACGACGCTTCTTCCGTCTGCTCCAGGGGACGCTGACGTCCCTGCCACCACACGTTAAAGGGCAGAGCGGACACCCTGCACGCATGTACGGCGCAACTTTCGCCGTCGATAAAGACGCGATGCAATTCGGATATTTCTCGATCCATTTGAATTTCTCCCGAACGATCCCTCCGCATAAGCAGCGGAGGGATCGATTTATGCTTTTTTCTTTTTGCAGACGAGCAGCGCGGCCGCCGCAATCGCCGTTAAGGCCGCCGCCGCGGACGGCGCGGCAAGATTGCTTTGGCAGGAAGGTTCCCCGCCTTCGCGGGGAACGTAGTTTCGATCGGGATCGGTCACCTGAAAAGCGATCGTCGCGAACGCGTCGTCCAGATATGCGGACGTCGCGCGGAGAATGACTGTACCCGCTCCCGTGATCTTTAAATATTTTTCGCAAAAGATCTCCGCATTTCCGCTCACGACTTCGAAAACCACCGAATTGTGTTCGGGCACATATGAATTGGATTTCACTTCGGCGATCAGACGGAACGGCTGCGTATACACGGTCATCCCTTCGAAAGAATTTGTGAAAGCGACGGAAGAAACGGCAAGTTCGGTCGCTTTAAACGGGATCTCCTGATAAATTTCCGGATCGTAAAAGGAGGACGCGCGCAGGACGATCTCGTCGCCGCCGTTCACATACAGGAGATTGCCGTTTTTGATCTCTGCATCGCCCTTCATTACGCGGAACACAGCGCGGTGATATTCGGGCAGGTTGGGAGAAGTGACGATATCCGCGGCTAAGGCAATGGGTTTATCGGAAACGACCGCGGTTTTCAGAGGCGCGGGATCGACGCTCGCAGAAAGGACGGTAAAATTATAGTCCGCAATAGTGCCCCCGCTTAACTTGATACTGTCGAAATTGACGGAAAATCCCGTCTTTTCCGCGACGTGCGAAGTCGCCGTATAACCGACATAACCGCTAAAATCCAGCCCTTCGTACTTGCAATACGCAACATTCACGTCCTTGCCGTCGGGAAACCCGAGATAGACGATCAGTTCGCCCGCGGAAGTTGCGACGAGCCGTACTTCCAGTTTAAAATCGTATTCGATATAGCCGGCGAGCGCGTTGTCCCGCGTTTCGGTGAGGTAGACAGGTTCCGCCGCTTCGCCGTGGTCGTAGAGGAAAAAGCGAAAACTGTCGAGCATGAAGTATACGCACTCGTTTTTAGATGCGTTCTTTTCGGGAAGTCCCAGTAAAGCGCCGAACTCCACGTCCTTCGCGCGGTTGTCTTTGTTGTTCTGATAGACGACGAAAGAGGTGTCGAACAGAGTGTAATTTTCCCGATCCGCGCGGGCGGGATCTTTACTAAAGCGCACGTTGGATACGGCGCGCGCCCCTTCGTACGCGTCCCCTCTGACCGTAAAATCGTTGGAGATATTTAACCCCGCGGAAAACGAGATCGGATCCGCGAACGCGGGCGGATCGGTCGGCGTGAGATATTTTTCCTGATAAAGCGACCAGTTGCCCGCGTTGTACTCAGACATCGCGTCCTGTAAGACATAGTTGACGTACTTGCCGGAATCCGCCCGCGCCCCGACGGGAGCCAGAAAAAACGATGCGG from Candidatus Borkfalkia ceftriaxoniphila includes the following:
- a CDS encoding glycosyl hydrolase family 28 protein, whose amino-acid sequence is MDREISELHRVFIDGESCAVHACRVSALPFNVWWQGRQRPLEQTEEASFVAFPFSGDAEMRVCVKKPFQNAVVRPLSANVRVRKENGCAVFTIARAGQYVLETDGEHNALHIFADRAENFAKYGEPTLVFGAGEHRVGKIELKSHDRVFMHRDAIVHGSFYAKGATDIRIFGNGIVDGGWETRKSMHCYENYTNGCAKFYECTDITLDGVVFRDSAIWVVNLFDCEDVSLKNIKLVGHYKYNTDGVDIVNSRRVIISDCFIRSFDDAITLKGILQYKDKCVEDIRVENTICWCGWGRTLEIGLETVAPAYRRISFTDCDLIHNSAVALDIQAGDFAEISDVTFENVRVEYQSDSLPEVIHNPPEKQYDGFGKRHVPMLFCAENSEYFINDENYFWYDDLLKKERKGRAGSLKNVSLIGVRAVGDAGGDLPALRVQFKAPFTGEEILVSDLVVFGKKVGKEDCNVEGTHAHLLRFI